The proteins below come from a single Vibrio cyclitrophicus genomic window:
- a CDS encoding YHS domain-containing (seleno)protein: protein MSYIKPANKKLTLMVALLGTSFSLMAADIDMSVDSNDIAIKGYDPVAYFTDSGAVQGSSKFTATYKNAIYQFASSENRDQFRTNPEAYAPQYGGYCAFGVAMGKKFETDPNAWKVEDGKLYLNLDKSVQKRWLEDTQEFIQDANSNWTTIKTVEAYKL from the coding sequence ATGTCATACATCAAACCAGCCAATAAAAAACTCACTCTAATGGTAGCGTTACTAGGTACCAGCTTCTCGCTAATGGCAGCAGATATCGACATGAGCGTTGATAGCAATGACATAGCGATCAAAGGCTATGACCCAGTAGCTTACTTTACTGATTCGGGCGCCGTTCAAGGCTCATCAAAATTCACAGCAACTTATAAGAACGCTATTTATCAGTTCGCAAGCAGTGAAAACCGAGATCAGTTTCGTACTAACCCTGAAGCTTATGCGCCTCAATACGGTGGCTATTGTGCCTTTGGTGTAGCTATGGGCAAGAAGTTTGAGACCGACCCTAATGCATGGAAAGTCGAAGATGGAAAGCTATATCTGAACTTGGACAAATCTGTACAAAAACGATGGTTGGAAGATACACAAGAATTTATCCAAGATGCCAACAGTAACTGGACGACGATCAAAACTGTCGAAGCTTATAAACTCTAG
- a CDS encoding DUF413 domain-containing protein translates to MSETEFRHGKKRFYDTIKFPRGFAKSGDFTLSEEEILTLFGDTMLALETGELTPTNAEEKHFIKVLSHPHKAKSKLERVWLKYIQLARGRRRFHTLNGCKRGEVPREGYESELVLED, encoded by the coding sequence ATGTCTGAGACCGAATTCCGACACGGAAAAAAACGTTTTTATGACACCATTAAATTCCCACGAGGGTTCGCTAAGTCAGGTGATTTTACTCTTTCAGAAGAGGAAATCCTAACCTTGTTTGGTGACACTATGCTTGCACTTGAAACTGGTGAACTCACACCAACCAATGCTGAAGAAAAACACTTCATTAAAGTGCTATCTCACCCTCATAAGGCTAAGTCCAAGTTAGAGCGTGTTTGGTTGAAGTACATTCAACTAGCTCGTGGACGCCGTCGCTTTCATACCCTAAACGGCTGCAAACGCGGTGAAGTGCCTAGGGAAGGATACGAAAGTGAGTTAGTGTTAGAAGATTAG
- a CDS encoding START domain-containing protein: MILARIVALGLYTLSTLTYAAPWQFVKSEDGIVIDKRPHSEGLVEIRAKMQTPTSYSGFLLLLEDSDNVPNWIDNVSASQVLMQISETENIVYTQFKAPWPARNRDMVTYSQYSVEDGQFVLSIKDASNYLAKESGYIRIYDVDALWTLQPLTNGNTYITYTAYANAGGILPNWLMNKLSIGSALSTFKGLKEQLPKYQGQQHPHLPSESR; encoded by the coding sequence ATGATATTAGCTAGGATTGTTGCACTCGGGCTTTACACTCTATCAACACTCACCTATGCCGCCCCATGGCAATTTGTGAAAAGCGAAGATGGAATCGTCATTGATAAGAGGCCACATAGTGAAGGCTTGGTAGAAATACGAGCGAAAATGCAAACACCGACCAGTTATTCTGGTTTTTTGTTATTGCTGGAAGATAGCGACAATGTGCCGAACTGGATAGACAATGTATCTGCAAGCCAAGTGTTAATGCAAATTTCTGAAACTGAAAACATCGTCTACACCCAGTTTAAAGCACCTTGGCCTGCTAGAAATCGAGATATGGTGACCTACTCCCAGTACAGCGTCGAAGATGGACAGTTTGTTTTATCGATTAAGGATGCTTCGAACTATTTGGCAAAAGAATCAGGGTATATTCGAATCTACGATGTGGACGCACTTTGGACATTGCAACCACTTACCAATGGCAATACCTACATTACCTATACTGCGTATGCGAACGCGGGTGGGATATTACCAAATTGGTTGATGAACAAGTTATCGATCGGCAGCGCACTGAGTACGTTTAAAGGGTTGAAAGAGCAGCTACCAAAATACCAAGGCCAGCAACACCCTCACCTGCCAAGCGAGTCTCGCTAG
- a CDS encoding acyltransferase: MSSVQHTPAQRIASIELGRVIAILAIIGLHGQMALTYWQINEVPWIGYVLNQAARFAVPLFFLISGYLIQPKLTASPWTTFINYSKPLLKVWLVWSIICLVMPFNLAKVEELGYLGERQGYWGFLMNTPLNSFLEGGLVHLWFLPALMFAVLIIALMVEMKLDKLLLPTAILLYVYGVLAGSYTSLTDLSAPFFTRNGPFFSTLMVTLGFLIRQHQWKVSSTKALGFLAIGMFIHFAEAAWLTNFDVGFNMNDFLFGTTLWGVGVFMWLLANPNIGNYAWVRSISNRMLGIYVSHLLVIIVLFNVCGILGITEIGKDITAFFGTFILSFMLVSGIEKTPLQRWLLR; the protein is encoded by the coding sequence ATGTCTTCCGTTCAACATACGCCTGCACAACGCATTGCCAGTATCGAGTTGGGCCGAGTGATTGCTATATTGGCGATCATTGGTTTACATGGCCAAATGGCACTGACTTATTGGCAAATCAATGAAGTGCCATGGATTGGTTATGTTCTTAACCAAGCCGCGCGCTTCGCCGTGCCGCTATTCTTTCTTATTTCCGGCTATCTGATCCAACCTAAACTCACAGCGTCGCCTTGGACAACCTTCATCAACTACTCCAAACCACTACTCAAAGTTTGGTTGGTATGGAGCATCATCTGTCTGGTCATGCCATTCAACCTCGCTAAGGTTGAAGAATTGGGTTACTTAGGCGAACGCCAAGGTTACTGGGGCTTCCTAATGAACACCCCGCTCAACTCTTTCTTAGAGGGCGGACTAGTTCACTTATGGTTCCTTCCTGCTCTAATGTTCGCTGTTTTGATCATCGCCTTAATGGTTGAGATGAAACTCGACAAACTGCTATTACCAACGGCTATTCTACTTTACGTATATGGTGTGTTGGCAGGCAGTTACACAAGCTTAACCGACCTCAGTGCACCGTTCTTCACTCGTAACGGCCCATTCTTTAGCACACTGATGGTGACTTTAGGCTTCCTGATTCGCCAACATCAATGGAAGGTGTCGTCAACAAAGGCCTTGGGGTTCTTAGCGATAGGCATGTTCATCCACTTTGCCGAAGCTGCATGGCTAACCAACTTTGATGTCGGGTTTAACATGAATGATTTCTTGTTTGGAACCACATTATGGGGCGTAGGTGTATTTATGTGGCTTCTGGCCAATCCAAATATCGGCAACTACGCATGGGTTCGTTCTATTTCAAACCGAATGTTGGGCATCTACGTCAGCCATTTGTTAGTTATTATCGTGCTGTTCAATGTTTGTGGAATATTAGGTATCACAGAGATCGGTAAAGATATCACTGCATTCTTCGGCACCTTTATCCTGAGCTTTATGTTGGTTTCGGGTATCGAAAAGACACCTCTGCAACGCTGGTTGCTTCGCTAA
- a CDS encoding AEC family transporter yields MNTLWEQFAFSASVTGPICLMLFLGVMLKRIGLINDNFIDVASKVVFQVALPAMLFLSIVQSNHDFSASGKLVIFGLVANLVFFIFTTVSTKIAFKKPEDQGVIVQGGFRANTAIIGLAYVANIYGNDGVALAALYVASLTVLYNIQAVIALTPKGQESGDKAVQVIIKTLTKNPLIISIAMGVLFYLLSIPVPKMVSDAGQYFANMTLPLALLCTGGSLDIRSLKKDKGPTWFSTGYKLVLAPLLITSVAIFFDFRGLDLGLIFLMSAAPTAAASYVMARAMGGNSTLAANIIALTTVVSLITCTLGIFALTAMNLI; encoded by the coding sequence ATGAACACACTTTGGGAACAGTTTGCGTTTTCGGCGTCAGTAACAGGCCCCATCTGTCTAATGCTGTTTCTTGGTGTGATGCTCAAGCGAATCGGCTTGATCAATGACAACTTCATCGATGTCGCATCAAAGGTCGTCTTTCAGGTCGCTCTACCAGCAATGCTATTTTTGAGTATTGTTCAGTCTAACCACGATTTTTCGGCTAGCGGCAAGCTCGTTATTTTTGGCTTGGTGGCGAACCTTGTGTTCTTCATATTTACCACGGTAAGCACGAAAATAGCCTTTAAAAAACCAGAAGACCAAGGCGTAATAGTGCAAGGTGGCTTTCGAGCTAATACCGCCATTATTGGACTCGCCTATGTTGCAAACATCTACGGCAACGACGGCGTTGCGCTCGCAGCTCTTTATGTCGCATCACTGACCGTTCTCTACAACATTCAGGCGGTTATCGCACTCACTCCGAAGGGTCAAGAGTCTGGTGATAAAGCCGTTCAAGTGATTATTAAAACACTGACCAAAAACCCTCTGATTATCTCTATCGCAATGGGGGTCTTGTTTTACTTACTGTCTATTCCAGTGCCGAAAATGGTGTCGGATGCAGGACAATATTTTGCCAATATGACCTTACCACTGGCTCTTTTATGCACTGGAGGGTCGCTTGACATACGATCTCTGAAAAAAGATAAGGGCCCCACCTGGTTCTCTACGGGATACAAGCTGGTCTTGGCTCCGCTGCTAATTACTTCAGTTGCTATATTCTTCGATTTTAGAGGATTAGATCTTGGTCTTATTTTCTTGATGAGCGCCGCGCCAACCGCTGCCGCAAGTTACGTAATGGCGCGAGCGATGGGGGGAAACTCTACCTTAGCCGCCAATATTATCGCTCTAACGACTGTCGTTTCTCTTATCACTTGCACGCTTGGTATATTCGCACTCACTGCAATGAATTTAATATAG
- the nhaD gene encoding sodium:proton antiporter NhaD yields the protein MLGIQLSAVLSLFFFSTVAAASTSQLEESLSLTNSFAGYLSLTIFVVAYIVVMMEEYLKLRKSKPVLLAAGLIWIIIGFTYQEHNLVEVAKQALEHNLLEYAELLLFLLVAMTYISAMEERRLFDALQAWMVGKGFNFRSLFWLTGILAFFISPIADNLTTALLMCAVVLKVAGSNPKFVNLACVNIVIAANAGGAFSPFGDITTLMVWQAGHVSFTEFIPLFIPSVMNYLVPALIMSYFVPTTQPDTVHQHIELKRGARRIVFLFIMTIGTAVAFHAVLHFPPVMGMMMGLAYLQFFGYYLRQTLPNSLAKKKAVAIANKDEGALKRLGSVVPFDVFRRVSHAEWDTLLFFYGVVMCVGGLSLLGYLELASGVMYNQWDPIWANIMVGILSAIVDNIPVMFAVLSMEPQMSIGNWLLITLTAGVGGSLLSIGSAAGVALMGAAHGKYTFFGHLKWMPVIMIGYAVSIVAHLWLNSALF from the coding sequence ATGCTAGGTATCCAGCTTTCAGCTGTTCTCTCTCTATTCTTCTTTTCAACGGTAGCAGCTGCTTCCACTTCTCAGCTAGAGGAATCGCTCAGTCTAACCAACTCGTTTGCTGGCTACCTGTCGCTGACCATTTTCGTTGTCGCCTACATAGTGGTGATGATGGAAGAATACCTAAAGCTCAGAAAGTCAAAGCCCGTGTTACTGGCAGCTGGCTTAATCTGGATTATCATTGGTTTCACTTACCAAGAACACAACCTTGTCGAAGTGGCCAAACAAGCCCTTGAACATAACTTACTAGAATACGCTGAACTACTGCTGTTCCTACTCGTGGCCATGACGTACATCAGTGCCATGGAAGAGAGGAGGTTATTTGATGCATTGCAAGCGTGGATGGTAGGCAAAGGGTTCAATTTCCGGTCTCTATTTTGGTTAACAGGTATTCTTGCATTCTTCATTTCCCCCATTGCCGATAACCTCACCACGGCTCTATTGATGTGTGCTGTGGTTCTTAAGGTCGCAGGCTCTAATCCAAAATTCGTTAACCTCGCGTGTGTGAATATCGTGATAGCTGCCAATGCCGGCGGCGCATTCAGTCCGTTTGGGGATATCACGACACTAATGGTTTGGCAGGCTGGACATGTCAGTTTTACCGAATTCATTCCGTTATTTATTCCTTCAGTGATGAACTACTTGGTTCCAGCACTGATCATGTCTTACTTTGTTCCAACCACTCAGCCCGATACTGTGCACCAACACATCGAGTTAAAACGTGGCGCAAGGCGAATCGTCTTCTTGTTCATCATGACAATCGGTACCGCGGTCGCTTTCCACGCCGTGCTTCACTTCCCTCCTGTAATGGGCATGATGATGGGGCTCGCCTACCTCCAGTTCTTTGGGTATTACCTACGCCAGACCTTGCCCAATTCGCTCGCTAAGAAAAAAGCGGTGGCGATTGCTAACAAAGACGAAGGCGCGCTTAAGAGATTAGGTTCAGTCGTGCCATTTGATGTATTTCGTAGGGTATCTCATGCCGAGTGGGACACGTTATTGTTCTTCTACGGTGTCGTAATGTGCGTGGGCGGCTTGAGTTTGTTAGGTTACTTAGAGCTTGCCTCTGGTGTGATGTACAACCAATGGGACCCAATTTGGGCCAACATCATGGTCGGGATCTTGTCTGCTATTGTCGATAACATTCCAGTGATGTTTGCGGTGCTGTCCATGGAGCCACAGATGTCAATAGGTAACTGGCTATTGATTACCTTAACTGCAGGTGTTGGGGGCAGCTTGTTGTCTATTGGTAGTGCAGCAGGCGTGGCGTTGATGGGGGCAGCGCATGGGAAATACACCTTCTTTGGGCACTTAAAATGGATGCCAGTGATCATGATAGGTTATGCCGTCAGTATCGTCGCTCACTTATGGCTTAACAGCGCTCTTTTCTAA
- the nagB gene encoding glucosamine-6-phosphate deaminase, whose protein sequence is MRLIPLSNKAKVGKWAARHIADSINKFAPTAERPFVLGLPTGSTPLTTYAALIELYKAGEVSFKHVVTFNMDEYVGIDPNHPESYRTFMHENFFNHVDIQAENINLLDGKADDIDAHCAAYEEKIRSYGKINLFMGGVGIDGHIAFNEPGSSLSSRTRIKTLTEDTRIANSRFFDGDINQVPKYALTIGVATLLDAEEVMILSLGHNKAQALQMAIEGSVNHMWTVTALQMHRKAIIVADEPAQQELKVKTLRYFQELEAENIQDL, encoded by the coding sequence ATGAGACTTATTCCATTAAGCAACAAAGCAAAAGTAGGTAAATGGGCTGCTCGTCATATCGCAGATTCTATCAACAAATTCGCTCCGACTGCCGAGCGTCCATTTGTATTAGGCCTTCCTACTGGTAGCACACCTCTAACTACTTACGCTGCGCTAATTGAACTTTACAAAGCTGGTGAAGTAAGCTTTAAGCACGTTGTAACATTCAATATGGATGAGTACGTTGGCATCGACCCTAACCACCCAGAGTCTTACCGCACATTCATGCACGAGAACTTCTTCAACCACGTTGATATCCAAGCTGAAAACATCAACCTTCTTGATGGCAAAGCTGACGACATAGATGCACACTGTGCAGCGTACGAAGAGAAAATCCGCTCATACGGTAAAATCAACCTATTCATGGGCGGCGTAGGCATCGACGGTCACATCGCATTCAATGAGCCAGGTTCTTCTCTGTCTTCACGCACGCGTATCAAAACGCTAACTGAAGACACTCGTATCGCGAACTCTCGTTTCTTCGATGGCGACATTAACCAAGTGCCTAAATACGCACTAACTATCGGTGTTGCGACTCTTCTAGATGCTGAAGAAGTAATGATCCTTTCTCTAGGACACAACAAAGCGCAAGCACTTCAAATGGCTATCGAAGGTTCTGTAAACCACATGTGGACTGTTACCGCTCTACAGATGCACCGTAAAGCTATCATCGTTGCTGATGAGCCAGCTCAACAAGAGCTAAAAGTTAAGACTCTACGCTACTTCCAAGAGCTAGAAGCTGAAAACATCCAAGACCTATAA
- a CDS encoding DNA-3-methyladenine glycosylase 2 family protein produces MLKNINNNSVLTTEQCSLARYSRDARFDGMFFTAVKTTGIFCRPICPASPPKEENVEYFSHQAQALKAGYRPCLRCRPDSAPFSPAWKGVETTFLRALQLIDNGALNSGSIVELAARLGISDRYLRTLFDNYIGVSPKQYSLYSQLMFAKQLLHTSSMSITDVGFASGFNSTRRFNDAFLKELKLSPSQIRRSKPSNYLSNHIQLSFHGPLDWEHLLGFYRRRMIEGLEGIGENYYQRTVNVNGSKGWFKATLVKENRLDIEFELDDISQLRSLIANIRRMFDLDVDIAKVEAFFMTIDPNLVAKSGIRIPGVWSAWEAGVRAILGQQVSVTAAIGQLNLLVREISGTHQASVLQELANSQECSELQQIAYASEKAYFPTPKQIADADVSFLRMPGSRKETLKRFAEYMVDNEAEHPSKWIDLKGIGPWTIQYALLRGLSEPNHLLISDLVVKKFIEHRSTINTESVSPWGSYATFHCWNQS; encoded by the coding sequence ATGTTAAAAAATATCAATAACAACAGTGTCTTAACTACTGAGCAGTGTAGTTTGGCTCGCTACTCTCGAGATGCTCGGTTTGACGGCATGTTTTTTACCGCAGTGAAAACGACAGGTATCTTTTGTCGACCTATTTGCCCGGCAAGCCCGCCCAAAGAAGAAAATGTCGAATACTTTTCTCATCAAGCTCAGGCTTTGAAAGCGGGTTATCGTCCTTGTTTACGATGTCGCCCTGATAGCGCACCATTCTCACCCGCGTGGAAAGGCGTCGAAACAACGTTTTTGCGTGCTTTACAATTGATCGATAACGGTGCTTTGAATTCAGGCTCAATCGTAGAACTTGCGGCTCGTTTGGGTATCTCAGACCGCTATTTACGAACCTTATTCGACAATTACATCGGTGTGTCACCAAAGCAATACAGCCTATATAGCCAGTTAATGTTTGCGAAGCAGTTACTGCACACCAGTAGCATGAGCATTACTGATGTCGGTTTTGCGAGCGGCTTTAACAGTACACGCCGTTTCAATGATGCCTTTTTAAAAGAGCTGAAGCTCTCACCAAGCCAAATCCGACGCTCTAAACCCAGCAACTACCTGAGTAACCATATCCAACTTTCTTTTCATGGCCCTTTAGATTGGGAGCACCTGTTGGGTTTTTATCGACGAAGAATGATTGAAGGTCTGGAGGGCATCGGTGAAAACTATTATCAACGCACGGTGAATGTGAATGGTTCTAAAGGCTGGTTCAAGGCCACCTTAGTAAAAGAAAACCGCTTAGATATTGAATTTGAGTTGGACGATATAAGCCAATTAAGAAGTTTGATTGCTAACATTCGACGTATGTTCGACCTTGATGTCGATATTGCCAAGGTTGAGGCTTTTTTTATGACCATTGATCCTAACTTGGTTGCCAAGAGTGGTATCCGTATTCCTGGCGTTTGGAGTGCTTGGGAGGCTGGTGTAAGAGCGATTCTAGGGCAGCAAGTCTCAGTAACAGCAGCGATCGGCCAACTCAACTTACTGGTGCGAGAGATTTCTGGTACGCATCAAGCTTCTGTTTTACAAGAGTTGGCTAATTCCCAAGAGTGCTCTGAATTACAACAAATTGCTTATGCATCTGAGAAAGCGTATTTCCCAACACCTAAACAAATAGCTGATGCTGATGTGAGCTTTTTAAGAATGCCGGGAAGTCGTAAGGAAACTTTAAAGCGTTTTGCCGAATACATGGTCGACAACGAAGCCGAACACCCTTCTAAGTGGATTGACCTAAAGGGCATTGGGCCTTGGACGATTCAGTACGCGCTGCTCAGAGGGTTAAGTGAGCCTAACCACCTGTTGATTAGCGATTTGGTGGTGAAGAAGTTCATTGAGCATCGCTCTACGATTAATACAGAGAGTGTTTCGCCTTGGGGAAGCTACGCCACGTTCCACTGCTGGAATCAGTCTTAA
- a CDS encoding methylated-DNA--[protein]-cysteine S-methyltransferase produces MTNRFTYYESPLGTVTLQGNDEGLLGLWFETYTTKPDQLGVRDDDFPIFELVADQLNRYFSGEAIQFTVPISAKGTPFQQSVWQALTTIPYGETWSYAQLADAIGNPKAVRAVGLANGKNPVSVIVPCHRVIGKNGKLTGYAGGVERKQRLLVIEGREQE; encoded by the coding sequence ATGACTAACCGTTTTACTTATTATGAGAGCCCACTGGGAACCGTGACTTTACAGGGGAACGATGAAGGGCTGCTCGGTCTTTGGTTTGAAACATACACAACCAAGCCAGATCAGTTAGGCGTTCGAGATGATGACTTTCCGATCTTTGAATTGGTTGCCGACCAGCTCAATCGATATTTTTCTGGCGAAGCCATTCAATTTACTGTGCCGATCTCAGCCAAGGGTACACCGTTTCAGCAGTCGGTGTGGCAAGCTCTCACGACGATTCCATACGGTGAAACCTGGAGCTATGCACAATTGGCTGATGCGATTGGCAATCCGAAAGCGGTGCGTGCTGTTGGTCTAGCGAATGGCAAAAATCCGGTGTCAGTGATTGTGCCGTGTCACCGTGTGATTGGTAAAAATGGCAAGCTGACCGGGTATGCAGGTGGTGTCGAACGAAAGCAACGCTTATTGGTTATCGAAGGAAGGGAACAGGAGTAG
- a CDS encoding AraC family transcriptional regulator, translated as MDLLSQLMEHFSIRTGVFYSGNLCGVSSFKPRQGKEGHLHVLSAGKLTLSRAHKESKQLSQPCMVYLPNSTPHAIEGVGEGAELVCANVEYRAGQMNPLLSALPDVIVIPFDEAPNLIPVIEVLFRESSQESSGQQYLMDKFSDALMALIFRHLIEQQKIDKGLFSALAHTRLAPVMNAIHRLPARHLSVAEMASLAAMSRTQFIEAFKREVGETPGDYVQKWRISVAQSLLLQSKPINWVSDEVGYSSYSGFSRAFQHVSGISPRQWLKEIEG; from the coding sequence ATGGATCTGCTGTCACAACTAATGGAACATTTCTCGATACGTACTGGTGTTTTTTACTCTGGAAATCTGTGTGGTGTATCGTCATTCAAGCCACGACAGGGTAAGGAAGGGCATCTTCATGTGTTGAGCGCGGGGAAGCTGACCTTATCTCGTGCTCACAAGGAAAGTAAGCAACTTTCACAGCCTTGCATGGTGTATTTGCCTAACAGCACGCCACATGCGATTGAAGGGGTGGGGGAGGGGGCAGAGTTGGTGTGCGCGAATGTGGAATATCGAGCAGGGCAGATGAATCCTTTGTTGTCTGCTCTTCCTGATGTGATAGTGATTCCGTTTGATGAAGCACCTAACTTAATTCCAGTGATCGAAGTGTTGTTTCGGGAGTCGAGCCAAGAATCGTCAGGCCAACAATACTTAATGGATAAATTTAGTGATGCATTAATGGCTTTAATTTTCCGTCATCTCATTGAACAACAGAAAATTGATAAAGGGCTATTTTCAGCTCTTGCCCATACTCGACTCGCTCCTGTAATGAACGCTATCCACAGATTGCCTGCTCGTCATTTGTCGGTTGCGGAAATGGCATCATTGGCTGCGATGTCTCGCACTCAATTTATCGAGGCATTTAAGAGAGAGGTCGGTGAAACGCCCGGAGATTACGTACAAAAGTGGCGTATCTCAGTGGCTCAGTCTTTACTGTTACAAAGTAAGCCAATTAATTGGGTGTCTGATGAGGTTGGTTACAGCAGTTACTCTGGCTTCTCTCGTGCGTTTCAACATGTCTCTGGTATATCACCACGTCAATGGCTAAAAGAGATCGAGGGATAA
- a CDS encoding TetR/AcrR family transcriptional regulator yields MSKGKITKEYILSHAFALASENGLESLTIGELAKQCGMSKSGLFAHFNSKENLQLSVLEYSNAIFTERVITPARELGDGDIEAKLKQLLDNWLGWNHSFQGSCMFIDAWKDAGSETSVIQKALQKTISVWIDYLTIQVAKAIESKQFRVDLEPKQATFELYGLYLSANLFYSLRGQQASHTHFWSGVERLVESWKAV; encoded by the coding sequence ATGAGCAAAGGAAAGATAACCAAAGAGTATATTTTGAGCCATGCATTCGCGCTTGCGAGTGAAAATGGTCTCGAGAGTTTAACGATTGGCGAATTAGCCAAGCAGTGTGGTATGTCTAAGAGTGGATTGTTCGCGCACTTCAACTCTAAAGAGAACCTACAACTCTCTGTGCTCGAGTATTCCAACGCCATATTCACTGAAAGAGTCATCACGCCTGCAAGAGAGTTGGGAGATGGTGACATTGAAGCGAAATTGAAACAGCTGCTCGATAATTGGCTGGGTTGGAATCACTCGTTTCAAGGTAGCTGCATGTTTATTGATGCATGGAAAGATGCAGGCAGCGAAACGTCTGTGATTCAGAAGGCACTGCAGAAAACCATTTCAGTGTGGATTGATTACTTGACCATTCAGGTCGCTAAAGCGATCGAGAGCAAGCAGTTTAGAGTTGATTTAGAACCTAAACAGGCAACTTTTGAGTTATATGGGCTTTATTTGAGTGCTAACTTGTTTTACTCCTTACGAGGTCAGCAAGCGAGTCACACTCATTTCTGGAGTGGCGTAGAACGTTTAGTAGAGAGTTGGAAAGCGGTTTAG
- a CDS encoding LysR family transcriptional regulator, producing MDVKVFRTFLEVARVRHFGRAAENLYLTQAAVSARIKQLEGYFDTQLFIRDRNNIKLTSSGERLIGYAEVMVSTLQQAKFELSLESGKALQLTLGGTPNIWDAYLQNCLSVVTDSFGGYGFMAEVMGREQLNRNLLERTLDMAFAFDQIKAEELNCKKVADLVLVLVSTQQDDLESVFQHKYVYVDWGTRFGSEHAERHPKVPAPYLRTSTARIALDFILEKGGSAYLPVSLVEPFIASGQLHKVKGVEDWYRPIYLSYRKSSTSVDAIMQVEQLVNEIDPSTAYTLQQAAEQAPNA from the coding sequence ATGGATGTGAAAGTATTTAGAACCTTTCTTGAGGTTGCAAGGGTGCGCCATTTTGGGCGTGCAGCAGAAAATTTGTATCTGACACAGGCGGCGGTGAGTGCGCGTATCAAACAGCTAGAAGGCTATTTTGATACTCAGCTCTTCATTCGTGATCGCAATAACATCAAGCTCACCTCTTCCGGTGAGCGTTTGATTGGTTATGCGGAAGTGATGGTGTCTACCTTACAACAAGCTAAATTTGAGCTGTCGTTGGAGAGTGGTAAAGCTTTGCAGTTAACACTGGGTGGTACACCGAATATTTGGGATGCGTATCTGCAAAATTGTTTGAGTGTAGTAACCGATTCTTTTGGTGGTTATGGCTTTATGGCCGAGGTGATGGGGCGTGAGCAACTCAACCGAAATTTACTTGAACGCACCTTAGATATGGCTTTCGCTTTCGATCAGATCAAAGCGGAAGAGTTGAACTGTAAAAAAGTCGCTGATTTGGTTTTGGTGTTGGTATCAACGCAACAAGATGATCTGGAATCTGTATTCCAACATAAATATGTTTATGTCGACTGGGGAACGCGTTTTGGTTCTGAACACGCCGAGCGTCACCCAAAAGTGCCCGCGCCGTATCTACGTACCTCTACGGCTCGTATTGCCCTTGACTTCATTTTGGAGAAAGGGGGGAGTGCCTACCTACCTGTATCTCTGGTTGAACCTTTTATTGCTTCGGGTCAGTTACACAAGGTTAAAGGGGTTGAAGACTGGTATCGCCCTATTTACTTGAGCTACCGTAAAAGCAGTACTTCAGTTGACGCTATCATGCAGGTTGAGCAATTGGTTAATGAGATTGACCCATCAACGGCGTATACGCTTCAACAAGCAGCTGAGCAAGCTCCAAACGCTTAG
- a CDS encoding MAPEG family protein produces MVTALYAALLTVVMIWLAIEVIKQRRANLVAYADGGVESLQIARSAQSNAMDYIPITIILMGFLEMNGANVWFIHVLGVAFLLGRVIHAKGILAENFKGRKVGMVLTLICMISLIVLNLAYLPFDKMF; encoded by the coding sequence ATGGTTACAGCACTTTACGCAGCCTTGCTGACGGTCGTCATGATCTGGTTAGCGATCGAAGTTATTAAGCAGAGGCGAGCGAACCTGGTCGCTTACGCCGATGGCGGTGTTGAGTCGTTGCAGATAGCACGCTCGGCACAAAGCAACGCAATGGATTATATCCCCATTACAATTATCTTGATGGGGTTCTTAGAGATGAACGGAGCCAATGTTTGGTTTATTCATGTACTGGGCGTGGCTTTTCTTTTGGGACGTGTGATTCATGCTAAAGGAATTCTAGCGGAAAATTTTAAGGGTCGAAAAGTGGGTATGGTGTTAACGCTTATCTGCATGATCTCTTTGATTGTCCTAAACTTAGCTTACCTACCTTTTGATAAAATGTTCTAG